A window from Citrus sinensis cultivar Valencia sweet orange chromosome 5, DVS_A1.0, whole genome shotgun sequence encodes these proteins:
- the LOC112497668 gene encoding probable rhamnogalacturonate lyase B, giving the protein MRTKEQVELSFTRMWHPSTNGTIAPVNIDKRFLMLRGSSGFYSYAIYKRLKGWPGFQLFNNRMVFKPNPDKFHYMIISGNRQREMPLQQDRERGHKLAYEEAVLLPNGEVDDKYQYSMDAKDIRVHGWISTDSTVGFWQILPSSESRSFGPLKQFLTSHTGPISINTFHSTHYVGENFGMNFKDGEAWKKIFGPFFVYVNSVPGKGDRQMLWRDANRQFMNEVKSWPYKFPASKDFARSNKRGSISGRLIVKDRYVSRAGIAAKGAYVGLAKPGRAGSWQTECKGYQFWTVANEGGNFSIKNVLIGNYNLYAWIPGFIGDFKYHAAIRITAGSAKQIGNLVYKAPRNGPTLWEIGIPDRSAAEFYIPNPNPKYINKLYVKHDRFRQYGLWERYAELHRKRDLVYEVWANNYRKDWYFAQNTRKKGNKYEGSTWQIQFKLEGVVKKATYKLRVAVAAAHGAELQVRVNSRSARRPLFSSGSVGRENAIARHGIHGVYKLFNVDVPGKVLRKGNNTIYLSQPRKLDAFTGIMYDYLRFEGPDPNS; this is encoded by the exons ATGCGAACTAAAGAACAAGTGGAGCTCTCATTCACCAGGATGTGGCATCCCTCTACTAACGGCACCATAGCTCCGGTGAATATCGATAAAag GTTTTTGATGCTTCGAGGATCATCGGGGTTTTACTCTTATGCCATTTACAAGCGCCTGAAGGGATGGCCCGGTTTCCAGCTTTTTAATAATAGGATGGTGTTCAAGCCTAATCCAGACAA GTTTCACTACATGATAATATCTGGCAATCGCCAAAGGGAAATGCCTCTACAACAAGACCGGGAAAGAGGCCATAAGCTGGCCTATGAGGAGGCAGTTTTGCTTCCTAATGGGGAG GTGGATGACAAGTATCAATACTCAATGGACGCAAAAGATATTCGGGTCCACGGATGGATATCCACCGACTCCACCGTCGGATTCTGGCAAATCCTACCCAGTAGTGAATCCCGATCATTTGGACCTCTCAAACAATTTCTAACTTCTCATACAGGCCCCATCAGCATCAat ACTTTTCACAGCACGCATTACGTTGGAGAGAATTTTGGAATGAATTTTAAAGATGGGGAAGCttggaagaaaatttttggtcCCTTTTTTGTTTACGTTAATTCTGTACCGGGTAAAGGGGACCGGCAAATGCTATGGAGGGATGCCAATAGACAG TTTATGAACGAAGTTAAAAGCTGGCCGTACAAATTCCCAGCTTCAAAAGACTTTGCAAGATCAAATAAACGAGGTAGTATCAGCGGTAGATTAATTGTCAAAGACAG ATATGTTAGTCGTGCGGGCATAGCCGCAAAAGGTGCTTACGTGGGTTTGGCAAAGCCAGGCAGGGCTGGATCTTGGCAAACAGAATGCAAG GGTTATCAGTTTTGGACTGTTGCAAACGAGGGGGGaaatttctccattaaaaATGTGTTGATTGGCAACTATAATCTTTATGCATGGATCCCTGGTTTCATTGGGGATTTCAAATATCATGCTGCCATTAGAATAACCGcag GTTCTGCAAAACAGATTGGCAATCTCGTATATAAGGCCCCGAGAAATGGACCTACATTATGGGAGATAGGCATCCCTGATCGATCAGCTGCAGAATTTTATATTCCAAATCCTAATCCAAAGTATATCAACAAGTTATATGTTAAACATGACAG GTTTAGGCAGTACGGACTATGGGAAAGATATGCAGAATTACATCGCAAGCGAGATTTGGTCTATGAAGTTTGGGCTAATAAttacagaaaagattggtatTTTGCGCAAAATACCAG GAAGAAAGGTAACAAATACGAAGGAAGCACATGGCAAATACAATTCAAACTGGAGGGAGTAGTTAAAAAGGCGACATATAAGTTGAGAGTGGCAGTGGCTGCCGCACATGGCGCTGAGTTGCAGGTTCGAGTAAACTCTCGCTCGGCACGCCGTCCTTTATTTTCAAGCGGGTCGGTTGGGAGAGAAAACGCAATTGCGAGGCATGGAATCCATGGGGTGTATAAGCTGTTCAATGTCGATGTGCCGGGGAAGGTGCTAAGGAAAGGAAACAACACCATTTATCTTTCTCAGCCAAGAAAATTAGATGCTTTTACAGGAATCATGTATGACTATCTCCGTTTTGAAGGGCCTGATCCAAATTCATAA
- the LOC127902442 gene encoding uncharacterized protein LOC127902442, which translates to MENAIETLALKKSCPAPEPESSRSSCKLIMAMEEYKTKTHPQPQESRKTNTPNRIKVPKAFKYPESERYRSPTDSMMSPVTKGLLARHRKGPALLPPTINHQQIQELLVQNVGLLRN; encoded by the coding sequence ATGGAGAACGCTATTGAAACGCTTGCATTGAAGAAGAGTTGTCCCGCGCCTGAACCTGAATCATCACGCAGCAGCTGCAAGCTTATTATGGCAATGGAGgagtacaaaacaaaaacgcATCCTCAGCCTCAAGAATCGAGGAAAACTAACACCCCAAATCGGATTAAAGTGCCTAAAGCATTCAAGTACCCTGAAAGTGAAAGGTACAGGAGCCCAACTGATTCAATGATGTCACCTGTTACTAAAGGATTGCTTGCTAGACACAGAAAGGGACCTGCCCTTCTCCCACCTACCATCAATCACCAGCAGATTCAAGAATTGCTTGTTCAGAATGTGGGCTTGCTTCGtaactga
- the LOC102615207 gene encoding uncharacterized protein LOC102615207 isoform X1 produces the protein MDNGILQVTLSNPQGHVTGIQYNGIENLLEVNNRESNRGYWDLVWSGDGIKRKKGLLDRIEATNFTVIEQNEEQVELSFTRTWDSSLEGKVVPLKIDKRFVMRSGPSGFYTYAIFEHLQGWPAISIGNIRMAFKLNKDKLHYMAIADNRKRFMPLPDDRLSNRSQVLAFPEAVLLVNPIEPQFRGEVDDKYQYSSESKDIRVHGWICRNPATGLWQITPSNEFRSAGPVKQYITSHVGPTSLNVLHSTHYAGADLILNIEDGEPWKKVFGPIFVYLNSLSHGGDFQKLWEDANKQMMTEVQGWPPNFLASKDFPKSDQRGNVSGRIVVHDRYVNDKSIPAKGAYVGLAPPGDVGSWQIECKSYQFWTSANEDGYFSFNNIRPGNYNLYAFVPGFIGDYKYDNVIAISPGSQANLDDLVYEPPRDGPTIWEIGIPDRSAAEFFVPDPNPKYINKLYVNHPDRFRQYGLWERYAELYPDEDLVYSVGVSDYRKDWFFAQVTRKKDNNTYRGTTWQIKFKIDNLDENGTYKLRLALATANVAQLRVGVNEPSKNPPLFSTGIIGKDNTIARHGIHGLYYLYNVSVPGSLLLKGNNTIFLTQTESISPFQGIMYDYIRLEGPPFSNMVQRL, from the exons ATGGACAATGGCATACTTCAGGTCACACTATCAAATCCTCAGGGCCATGTTACTGGAATTCAATATAATGGAATTGAAAACTTGCTTGAAGTTAATAATCGCGAATCTAATAGAGg TTACTGGGATCTGGTTTGGAGCGGTGATggaattaaaaggaaaaagggtTTATTGGATAG AATTGAAGCAACTAATTTTACGGTGATAgaacaaaatgaagaacaagtaGAGCTGTCGTTCACACGGACATGGGATTCCTCTCTGGAAGGAAAGGTGGTTCCCCTGAAGATTGACAAAAG GTTTGTAATGCGAAGTGGTCCATCAGGCTTCTACACATATGCTATTTTTGAGCACTTACAAGGGTGGCCTgctatcagcattggtaataTCAGGATGGCCTTCAAGCTCAACAAAGACAA GCTTCATTATATGGCGATAGCAGACAACCGGAAAAGATTCATGCCATTACCTGATGACCGTCTGAGCAACAGGAGCCAAGTCCTGGCCTTCCCGGAAGCAGTCTTGCTTGTTAATCCAATCGAGCCCCAATTTAGAGGAGAG GTTGATGACAAGTATCAATACTCGAGTGAAAGCAAAGATATTAGAGTTCACGGATGGATTTGTAGAAACCCGGCAACAGGATTGTGGCAAATCACACCTAGTAATGAGTTCCGATCAGCTGGACCTGTAAAACAATACATCACCTCCCATGTTGGCCCCACTTCCCtcaat GTACTGCATAGCACCCACTATGCTGGAGCAGACTTAATATTAAACATCGAAGACGGGGAGCCATGGAAGAAAGTTTTTGGTccaatttttgtttatcttaattCTTTGTCCCACGGAGGCGATTTCCAGAAGCTGTGGGAGGATGCTAACAAACAG ATGATGACCGAAGTTCAGGGTTGGCCCCCTAATTTTCTAGCTTCAAAAGACTTTCCAAAGTCTGATCAACGTGGTAACGTCAGTGGCAGAATAGTGGTTCATGATAG GTACGTCAATGATAAGAGCATACCAGCGAAAGGTGCTTATGTTGGCTTGGCACCTCCAGGAGATGTTGGATCTTGGCAAATAGAATGCAAG aGCTACCAATTCTGGACCTCAGCAAATGAAGATGGCTATTTCTCCTTTAATAACATACGACCGGGCAACTATAATCTCTATGCATTTGTTCCTGGTTTTATTGGAGATTATAAATACGACAACGTCATTGCTATTTCCCCAg GTTCTCAAGCTAATTTGGATGATCTTGTATATGAGCCACCGAGGGATGGACCGACAATTTGGGAAATAGGCATCCCCGACCGCTCAGCCGCAGAATTTTTTGTCCCGGATCCTAATCCAAAGTACATCAACAAGTTATATGTCAATCATCCTGACAG GTTTAGACAGTACGGATTGTGGGAGAGATATGCAGAGCTATATCCTGACGAAGATCTAGTATATTCAGTTGGAGTCAGTGACTACCGGAAAGATTGGTTTTTTGCACAGGTTACCAG gaagaaagataataaCACATATCGAGGAACCACATGGCAAATTAAGTTCAAAATCGATAACTTAGACGAGAATGGAACATATAAACTGCGATTGGCGCTGGCGACTGCAAATGTTGCTCAATTGCGG GTTGGAGTGAATGAACCTTCAAAGAACCCTCCTCTGTTTTCTACTGGAATAATTGGAAAGGACAACACAATTGCTAGACATGGAATCCACGGGCTCTACTATCTGTACAATGTCAGTGTGCCTGGTAGCTTGCTTCTGAAAGGGAACAATACCATCTTTCTCACACAAACAGAAAGCATCAGCCCTTTCCAAGGAATCATGTATGACTATATTCGTTTGGAAGGTCCTCC CTTTTCAAATATGGTTCAAAGGCTTTGA
- the LOC102607519 gene encoding probable rhamnogalacturonate lyase B isoform X1: MKISEGPAHVGCFIFFLLPMVSGVQLQVQDKHVVMDNGILQVTLSNPEGIVTGIQFQGIDNLLEVRNAEYNRGYWDLVWSKPGKKGTKGTLDRIEATNFTVIVENEEQVEVSFTRLWNSSLEGQVVPLNIDKRFIMLHGSSGFYTYAIFEHLGEWPAFNIDNIRMAFKLNKDKFHFMSIADNRQRLMPLPDDRLPGRGQVLAYPEAVLLVNPVEPEFKGEVDDKYLYSCKSQDIRVHGWICADPPVGFWQITPSIESRSAGPLKQYLASHVGPTSLALFHSVHYSGADLILRFGHSEPWKKVFGPIFIYLNSLSNEDDPLLLWEDAKQQMIFEVQSWPYDFPASKDFPQSDQRGTLHGRLLVEDRYINMDYIAANGAYVGLAPPGNAGSWQRECKGYQFWARANADGYFYIDHIRTGNYSLYAFVPGFIGDYKYDFNITIIEGSYIDIGDLVYKPPRNGPTLWEIGIPDRYAAEFYVPDPDPKYINKLYVNHTDRYRQYGLWERYAELYPNEDLIYIVNQGDYRKDWFFAQVTRKKDNQTYEGTTWQIKFELDNVNESAVYKLRLALASAHVSVLQVRINDPSTEPPLFSTGQIGKENTIARHGIYGLYWLFNVDVPGALFVKGNNNTIYLTQALSGSPFRGVMYDYIRLEGPPLPPCNSSNNT, translated from the exons ATGAAGATCTCAGAAGGGCCTGCCCATGTCggctgttttatttttttcctactTCCGATGGTCTCTGGTGTGCAACTGCAAGTTCAAGATAAACAT GTGGTGATGGATAATGGGATACTGCAAGTGACATTATCAAATCCAGAAGGCATTGTCACTGGAATCCAATTTCAAGGCATCGATAACTTGCTCGAAGTTCGTAATGCTGAATACAATAGAGG TTACTGGGACCTTGTCTGGAGTAAGCCAGGAAAGAAAGGTACGAAGGGCACGCTTGATAG GATTGAAGCCACAAATTTTACAGTTATAGTAGAAAATGAGGAGCAGGTGGAGGTTTCATTCACCAGGCTGTGGAATTCCTCCCTCGAAGGCCAGGTCGTTCCCTTGAACATCGACAAAAG GTTCATAATGCTTCATGGTTCATCAGGTTTCTACACTTATGCCATTTTTGAACACTTGGGTGAATGGCCTGCGTTCAACATTGACAACATTAGGATGGCATTCAAGCTCAACAAAGACAA GTTTCACTTCATGTCTATAGCAGACAACAGGCAAAGACTTATGCCATTACCTGATGATCGATTACCAGGAAGAGGTCAAGTCCTTGCCTATCCAGAGGCGGTTTTACTTGTCAATCCTGTGGAACCAGAGTTCAAAGGGGAG GTAGATGACAAGTACCTATACTCATGTAAAAGTCAAGATATAAGGGTACATGGGTGGATATGCGCCGACCCGCCTGTAGGGTTCTGGCAAATCACTCCAAGTATTGAATCCCGATCAGCTGGACCGCTCAAACAGTACTTAGCATCACACGTGGGACCCACTTCTCTTGcg CTTTTTCACAGTGTTCATTATTCAGGAGCGGATCTGATACTAAGATTTGGACACTCTGAACCATGGAAGAAAGTTTTTGGCCCcatctttatttatcttaactCTTTGTCGAATGAAGATGATCCTCTTCTTCTCTGGGAGGATGCTAAGCAGCAG atGATATTTGAAGTTCAAAGCTGGCCTTATGATTTTCCAGCTTCCAAAGATTTTCCTCAGTCAGATCAACGGGGAACACTCCATGGCAGATTACTAGTTGAAGATAG GTACATTAATATGGATTACATTGCCGCAAATGGTGCATATGTGGGCTTGGCACCTCCAGGAAATGCTGGATCCTGGCAAAGGGAATGCAAG GGTTACCAATTCTGGGCTAGAGCAAACGCAGATGGCTATTTTTACATAGATCATATAAGGACAGGAAACTATAGTCTTTATGCATTCGTTCCTGGTTTTATTGGGGattacaaatatgattttaacATAACCATAATTGAAGGGTCTTATATTGACATAGGTGATCTTGTGTATAAGCCTCCAAGAAATGGGCCTACACTGTGGGAAATAGGAATTCCTGACCGCTATGCTGCAGAATTCTATGTGCCTGACCCTGatccaaaatatataaataaattatacgtCAATCACACTGACAG ATATAGGCAGTATGGATTATGGGAAAGATATGCAGAGCTATATCCTAATGAAGATTTGATTTACATAGTTAATCAAGGTGACTACCGTAAAGATTGGTTTTTTGCTCAGGTCACAAG GAAAAAGGACAACCAAACATATGAAGGAACCACATggcaaataaaatttgagcttgACAATGTAAATGAGAGTGCTGTTTATAAACTACGACTGGCCCTAGCTTCAGCACATGTTTCTGTATTGCAG GTCCGGATTAATGACCCTTCAACAGAACCTCCTTTATTTTCAACTGGGCAAATTGGGAAGGAGAATACGATTGCTAGGCATGGAATTTATGGACTATATTGGTTATTCAATGTGGATGTGCCCGGTGCTTTGTTTGTTAAAGggaataataatacaatttatttaacaCAGGCACTGAGTGGCAGCCCTTTCCGAGGGGTCATGTATGACTATATTCGTTTAGAAGGTCCCCCTCTCCCACCTTGTAATTCTAGCAACAATACCTAA
- the LOC102615207 gene encoding uncharacterized protein LOC102615207 isoform X2: protein MDNGILQVTLSNPQGHVTGIQYNGIENLLEVNNRESNRGYWDLVWSGDGIKRKKGLLDRIEATNFTVIEQNEEQVELSFTRTWDSSLEGKVVPLKIDKRFVMRSGPSGFYTYAIFEHLQGWPAISIGNIRMAFKLNKDKLHYMAIADNRKRFMPLPDDRLSNRSQVLAFPEAVLLVNPIEPQFRGEVDDKYQYSSESKDIRVHGWICRNPATGLWQITPSNEFRSAGPVKQYITSHVGPTSLNVLHSTHYAGADLILNIEDGEPWKKVFGPIFVYLNSLSHGGDFQKLWEDANKQMMTEVQGWPPNFLASKDFPKSDQRGNVSGRIVVHDRYVNDKSIPAKGAYVGLAPPGDVGSWQIECKSYQFWTSANEDGYFSFNNIRPGNYNLYAFVPGFIGDYKYDNVIAISPGSQANLDDLVYEPPRDGPTIWEIGIPDRSAAEFFVPDPNPKYINKLYVNHPDRFRQYGLWERYAELYPDEDLVYSVGVSDYRKDWFFAQVTRKKDNNTYRGTTWQIKFKIDNLDENGTYKLRLALATANVAQLRVGVNEPSKNPPLFSTGIIGKDNTIARHGIHGLYYLYNVSVPGSLLLKGNNTIFLTQTESISPFQGIMYDYIRLEGPPT, encoded by the exons ATGGACAATGGCATACTTCAGGTCACACTATCAAATCCTCAGGGCCATGTTACTGGAATTCAATATAATGGAATTGAAAACTTGCTTGAAGTTAATAATCGCGAATCTAATAGAGg TTACTGGGATCTGGTTTGGAGCGGTGATggaattaaaaggaaaaagggtTTATTGGATAG AATTGAAGCAACTAATTTTACGGTGATAgaacaaaatgaagaacaagtaGAGCTGTCGTTCACACGGACATGGGATTCCTCTCTGGAAGGAAAGGTGGTTCCCCTGAAGATTGACAAAAG GTTTGTAATGCGAAGTGGTCCATCAGGCTTCTACACATATGCTATTTTTGAGCACTTACAAGGGTGGCCTgctatcagcattggtaataTCAGGATGGCCTTCAAGCTCAACAAAGACAA GCTTCATTATATGGCGATAGCAGACAACCGGAAAAGATTCATGCCATTACCTGATGACCGTCTGAGCAACAGGAGCCAAGTCCTGGCCTTCCCGGAAGCAGTCTTGCTTGTTAATCCAATCGAGCCCCAATTTAGAGGAGAG GTTGATGACAAGTATCAATACTCGAGTGAAAGCAAAGATATTAGAGTTCACGGATGGATTTGTAGAAACCCGGCAACAGGATTGTGGCAAATCACACCTAGTAATGAGTTCCGATCAGCTGGACCTGTAAAACAATACATCACCTCCCATGTTGGCCCCACTTCCCtcaat GTACTGCATAGCACCCACTATGCTGGAGCAGACTTAATATTAAACATCGAAGACGGGGAGCCATGGAAGAAAGTTTTTGGTccaatttttgtttatcttaattCTTTGTCCCACGGAGGCGATTTCCAGAAGCTGTGGGAGGATGCTAACAAACAG ATGATGACCGAAGTTCAGGGTTGGCCCCCTAATTTTCTAGCTTCAAAAGACTTTCCAAAGTCTGATCAACGTGGTAACGTCAGTGGCAGAATAGTGGTTCATGATAG GTACGTCAATGATAAGAGCATACCAGCGAAAGGTGCTTATGTTGGCTTGGCACCTCCAGGAGATGTTGGATCTTGGCAAATAGAATGCAAG aGCTACCAATTCTGGACCTCAGCAAATGAAGATGGCTATTTCTCCTTTAATAACATACGACCGGGCAACTATAATCTCTATGCATTTGTTCCTGGTTTTATTGGAGATTATAAATACGACAACGTCATTGCTATTTCCCCAg GTTCTCAAGCTAATTTGGATGATCTTGTATATGAGCCACCGAGGGATGGACCGACAATTTGGGAAATAGGCATCCCCGACCGCTCAGCCGCAGAATTTTTTGTCCCGGATCCTAATCCAAAGTACATCAACAAGTTATATGTCAATCATCCTGACAG GTTTAGACAGTACGGATTGTGGGAGAGATATGCAGAGCTATATCCTGACGAAGATCTAGTATATTCAGTTGGAGTCAGTGACTACCGGAAAGATTGGTTTTTTGCACAGGTTACCAG gaagaaagataataaCACATATCGAGGAACCACATGGCAAATTAAGTTCAAAATCGATAACTTAGACGAGAATGGAACATATAAACTGCGATTGGCGCTGGCGACTGCAAATGTTGCTCAATTGCGG GTTGGAGTGAATGAACCTTCAAAGAACCCTCCTCTGTTTTCTACTGGAATAATTGGAAAGGACAACACAATTGCTAGACATGGAATCCACGGGCTCTACTATCTGTACAATGTCAGTGTGCCTGGTAGCTTGCTTCTGAAAGGGAACAATACCATCTTTCTCACACAAACAGAAAGCATCAGCCCTTTCCAAGGAATCATGTATGACTATATTCGTTTGGAAGGTCCTCCAACTTAA
- the LOC102607519 gene encoding probable rhamnogalacturonate lyase B isoform X2 produces the protein MSSYCKFCYYYYYFLSTYSYWDLVWSKPGKKGTKGTLDRIEATNFTVIVENEEQVEVSFTRLWNSSLEGQVVPLNIDKRFIMLHGSSGFYTYAIFEHLGEWPAFNIDNIRMAFKLNKDKFHFMSIADNRQRLMPLPDDRLPGRGQVLAYPEAVLLVNPVEPEFKGEVDDKYLYSCKSQDIRVHGWICADPPVGFWQITPSIESRSAGPLKQYLASHVGPTSLALFHSVHYSGADLILRFGHSEPWKKVFGPIFIYLNSLSNEDDPLLLWEDAKQQMIFEVQSWPYDFPASKDFPQSDQRGTLHGRLLVEDRYINMDYIAANGAYVGLAPPGNAGSWQRECKGYQFWARANADGYFYIDHIRTGNYSLYAFVPGFIGDYKYDFNITIIEGSYIDIGDLVYKPPRNGPTLWEIGIPDRYAAEFYVPDPDPKYINKLYVNHTDRYRQYGLWERYAELYPNEDLIYIVNQGDYRKDWFFAQVTRKKDNQTYEGTTWQIKFELDNVNESAVYKLRLALASAHVSVLQVRINDPSTEPPLFSTGQIGKENTIARHGIYGLYWLFNVDVPGALFVKGNNNTIYLTQALSGSPFRGVMYDYIRLEGPPLPPCNSSNNT, from the exons ATGTCTAGCTACTGTaagttttgttattattattattattttttatccacATATAGTTACTGGGACCTTGTCTGGAGTAAGCCAGGAAAGAAAGGTACGAAGGGCACGCTTGATAG GATTGAAGCCACAAATTTTACAGTTATAGTAGAAAATGAGGAGCAGGTGGAGGTTTCATTCACCAGGCTGTGGAATTCCTCCCTCGAAGGCCAGGTCGTTCCCTTGAACATCGACAAAAG GTTCATAATGCTTCATGGTTCATCAGGTTTCTACACTTATGCCATTTTTGAACACTTGGGTGAATGGCCTGCGTTCAACATTGACAACATTAGGATGGCATTCAAGCTCAACAAAGACAA GTTTCACTTCATGTCTATAGCAGACAACAGGCAAAGACTTATGCCATTACCTGATGATCGATTACCAGGAAGAGGTCAAGTCCTTGCCTATCCAGAGGCGGTTTTACTTGTCAATCCTGTGGAACCAGAGTTCAAAGGGGAG GTAGATGACAAGTACCTATACTCATGTAAAAGTCAAGATATAAGGGTACATGGGTGGATATGCGCCGACCCGCCTGTAGGGTTCTGGCAAATCACTCCAAGTATTGAATCCCGATCAGCTGGACCGCTCAAACAGTACTTAGCATCACACGTGGGACCCACTTCTCTTGcg CTTTTTCACAGTGTTCATTATTCAGGAGCGGATCTGATACTAAGATTTGGACACTCTGAACCATGGAAGAAAGTTTTTGGCCCcatctttatttatcttaactCTTTGTCGAATGAAGATGATCCTCTTCTTCTCTGGGAGGATGCTAAGCAGCAG atGATATTTGAAGTTCAAAGCTGGCCTTATGATTTTCCAGCTTCCAAAGATTTTCCTCAGTCAGATCAACGGGGAACACTCCATGGCAGATTACTAGTTGAAGATAG GTACATTAATATGGATTACATTGCCGCAAATGGTGCATATGTGGGCTTGGCACCTCCAGGAAATGCTGGATCCTGGCAAAGGGAATGCAAG GGTTACCAATTCTGGGCTAGAGCAAACGCAGATGGCTATTTTTACATAGATCATATAAGGACAGGAAACTATAGTCTTTATGCATTCGTTCCTGGTTTTATTGGGGattacaaatatgattttaacATAACCATAATTGAAGGGTCTTATATTGACATAGGTGATCTTGTGTATAAGCCTCCAAGAAATGGGCCTACACTGTGGGAAATAGGAATTCCTGACCGCTATGCTGCAGAATTCTATGTGCCTGACCCTGatccaaaatatataaataaattatacgtCAATCACACTGACAG ATATAGGCAGTATGGATTATGGGAAAGATATGCAGAGCTATATCCTAATGAAGATTTGATTTACATAGTTAATCAAGGTGACTACCGTAAAGATTGGTTTTTTGCTCAGGTCACAAG GAAAAAGGACAACCAAACATATGAAGGAACCACATggcaaataaaatttgagcttgACAATGTAAATGAGAGTGCTGTTTATAAACTACGACTGGCCCTAGCTTCAGCACATGTTTCTGTATTGCAG GTCCGGATTAATGACCCTTCAACAGAACCTCCTTTATTTTCAACTGGGCAAATTGGGAAGGAGAATACGATTGCTAGGCATGGAATTTATGGACTATATTGGTTATTCAATGTGGATGTGCCCGGTGCTTTGTTTGTTAAAGggaataataatacaatttatttaacaCAGGCACTGAGTGGCAGCCCTTTCCGAGGGGTCATGTATGACTATATTCGTTTAGAAGGTCCCCCTCTCCCACCTTGTAATTCTAGCAACAATACCTAA